A window of Silurus meridionalis isolate SWU-2019-XX chromosome 4, ASM1480568v1, whole genome shotgun sequence contains these coding sequences:
- the LOC124385332 gene encoding septin-14-like, translating into MENDNSSHGSSSVQDEHFRYKKKSRSINGFLTRYFLNPWTLLDGERLKRVAFGDKDESKPHKTIIMLGETGVGKSTIINALLNYMLGVESEDRIWFEIIETEEKQADSQTVKVTAYDIFTESSSFSLTIIDTPGFDKTEGKKEDLKIAEGLLELFGCNDWHREIDAVCLVMSSSTVRLTERQRCIFNSILSLFSNDVKNNFVVFITHAPTASPNSIKAIKDAKIPCAQTDNKEPVHFRFDNCHCENFYVKCNSEEQMEQLFQGYQAAWDLFKTSIEDFWHFVKGSKPVSIQNTQSVLIYRKQLLENITSIRKEVHAVQHKEMLDQAIEALQHHKEKEKNITFTYEVDEEYTEKVPIDPSSRSSKEATCCSVCKFNCHYPGCWWVRNLSWCTVMSNNKCTVCPGKCDYTKHVKEGKIYVRKTRKVKKTNEEQKKDYVSETEEHERRINQLQEEISTQEKKITTQVNKCLMCLNFLQKIALNTDALCTVQDLDGLIEEAKKKKHNKIIEALEQLKKPTQ; encoded by the exons ATGGAAAACGATAATTCCTCTCATGG GAGCTCCTCGGTGCAGGACGAGcattttagatataaaaaaaagagtcgCTCAATAAATGGATTCCTAACAAGATATTTTCTAAACCCATGGACTCTTCTTGATGGTGAAAGACTAAAGAGAGTGGCATTTGGAGATAAAGATGAGAGCAAACCTCATAAAACCATAATAATGTTGGGAGAAACAGGAGTGGGGAAGTCGACTATCATCAATGCCTTGTTGAACTACATGCTGGGTGTTGAAAGTGAAGATCGAATCTGGTTTGAAATCATTGAGACAGAGGAAAAACAAGCTGATTCACAGACAGTTAAGGTAACAGCGTATGACATCTTTACTGAGAGCAGCTCATTCTCTCTGACCATCATTGACACTCCTGGATTTGACAAAACAGAAGGCAAAAAGGAGGATTTAAAAATTGCTGAAGGATTACTTGAGTTATTTGGATGTAATGATTGGCATCGCGAAATTGATGCAGTGTGCCTTGTGATGTCATCGAGCACTGTTCGACTCACTGAAAGACAACGCTgcatttttaattcaattctcTCACTATTTAGCAATGATGTGAAGAAtaactttgttgtgtttatcaCACATGCACCAACAGCATCTCCAAACTCCATTAAAGCCATTAAAGATGCCAAAATCCCATGTGCTCAGACTGATAATAAGGAGCCTGTACATTTCAGATTCGACAACTGTCACTGTGAAAACTTTTATGTCAAATGCAACAGTGAAGAGCAAATGGAACAACTATTCCAAGGTTACCAGGCAGCATGGGACCTGTTTAAAACAAGCATAGAGGACTTCTGGCATTTTGTGAAAGGGAGCAAACCAGTAAGTATACAGAATACTCAAAGTGTGCTGATATATCGCAAGCAACTATTAGAAAACATCACCAGCATAAGGAAAGAAGTCCATGCAGTACAGCACAAGGAAATGCTTGATCAGGCCATTGAAGCTCTGCAGCaccataaagagaaagagaaaaatattacGTTTACTTATGAAGTTGATGAGGAGTACACAGAAAAGGTGCCAATTGACCCATCATCAAGATCCAGCAAAGAGGCTacttgctgcagtgtgtgtaagtTTAATTGTCATTATCCAGGATGCTGGTGGGTCAGAAATCTTTCATGGTGTACTGTCATGTCAAATAATAAATGCACAGTGTGTCCTGGAAAGTGTGACTATACTAAACATGTTAAAGAGGGGAAGATCTATGTGAGGAAAACAAGGAAGGTCAAGAAGACTAATGAAGAGCAAAAAAAGGACTATGTGTCAGAGACTGAAGAGCATGAAAGACGTATAAACCAACTACAAGAAGAAATAtctacacaagaaaaaaaaataaccacacAGGTGAATAAATGTCTTATGTGTTTGAACTTCCTGCAGAAGATCGCCTTAAACACTGATGCTCTGTGTACAGTTCAGGATCTGGACGGCCTGAttgaagaagcaaaaaaaaagaaacataataaaataatagaggCACTTGAACAACTGAAGAAGCCCACACAATAA